The Actinomyces wuliandei genome contains the following window.
TGAGGAGAACTCCGAGGCGTGGCGTCCCAGGGTCACGGCCAGGTCGAAGCGGAAGCCGTCCACGCCGACCTCGCTGACCCAGTAGCGCAGCGAGTCCAGGACCAGCTGGACCGCCCGCGTGGAGCGGAAGTCCACCGTGTTGCCGGTGCCGGTGACGTCGACGTACTGGGCGGGACGGTGGGGCCCGTGGAGGTAGTAGCCGAGGTTGTCCAGGCCCCGCAGGCTCAGGGACGGGCCGTCCATGCCACCCTCACAGGTGTGGTTGTAGACGACGTCGAGGACCACCTCCAGCCCGGCCTCGTGGAGCATGGAGACCATGCCGCGTACCTCGTCCAGAACGGCCTGTGGCCCCGCCGCACGGGCTCCCGGCGAGGCGTAGGAGGGCTCTGGGGCGAAGTAGCCCAAGGTGGAGTACCCCCAGTAGTTCGTCAGCCCCTTCCTGACGAGGAACGGCTCGGTGAAGGCGGCGTGGATCGGCAGCAGCTCGATGGTGGTCACGCCCAGCTTCTTGAGGTGGTCCACGGTGGCGAAGTGGGCCAGCCCGGCGTAGGTGCCGCGCAGGTGCTCGGGCACACCGGGCAGGTCGTGGGTCAGGCCCTTGACGTGGGCCTCGTAGATGACGGTGCGCTCACGGGGCACACGCGGCCCGGGGACGACGGGGAAGGAGTCTCCGGTGACGACTCCCATGACCGTGTGCCCCACCGAGTCGAGCGTGGAGGGGTGCCAGTCGTGGGGGTTGGGGGACGTCGGGACCAGGTCCGGGTCCACCGTGTGCGCGTAGATCTGCGGGCCGAGGTCCACGCTGCCGTCCAGGGCGCGCGCGTAGGGGTCGAGGAGCAGCTTACGCGGGTTGTGCAGAAGCCCCTCACCGGGGTTCCAGGGGCCGTGGACACGGTAGCCGTAGCGCTGCCCGGCCCGAACACCGGGAACGTGGGCGGACCACACGCCCTGGCGGGGGCCGTGCATGCCGACCCGGGTCTCGCTGACCACCGTTGCGTCGGCGTCCACCTCCAGCAGGCACAGGTCCACCGCCGTGGCGTGGGCGGCGTGGACCACGAAGTCCGCACCGTCACCAGTGAGGACAGCCCCTAGTCTGTGTCTCGCAGGAACGTCGTGCGCTGCGCGCGGCGCAGGTGTCAGCACAGGTGTCGGAGGCATGCCCACTATTGTCGGGTCCTGCCTGGGGACGTACCAGCCGAAACCGGTGTGAGGTCTCACTCCGATATCACGGGTCACACGGGACCGCGGCACCTCAAGGCGGTGAGACAGGTAACCGTGCAGGTGACAGCGTGTCAGCGTGACTGAGCGCTCATGGGCGGGTGCGGCCTGGTGTGGCAGTCTTGGCCGCATGAAGATCGTGGTCTGCGTCAAGCACGTCCCTGACGTGCAGTCTGAGCGCCGCCTGGAGGACGGCCGCCTGGTTCGTGGTGAGGACGACGTGCTCAACGAGCTTGATGAGAACGCGGTCGAGGCAGCGGTCAGCCTCGTCGAGGCTGCTGACGACGGCGGGGCCGGTGGGCCTGGTGAGGTTGTCGCCCTGACCATGGGGCCGCACGACGCCGAGGACGCCGTGCGCCGCGCCCTCCAGATGGGGGCGAGCAGGGGCGTGGTCGTCAGCGACGCCTCCCTGGAGGGGGCCGACGTCGTCGCGACGGCGAGGACCCTGGCGGCGGCGGTCTCCAGGATCGGCGGGGTGGACCTGGTCGTCACCGGCATGGCCTCGCTGGACGCAATGACGTCAATGCTCCCCGGCGCCCTGGCGGCTGCCCTCCGACTGCCTGCCCTGACCCTGGCCAGCCAGGTGGAGGTCGCCGACGGCGCCGTGACGGTCACCCGGACGCTGGGCACGGTCCGTGAGGTGCTCAGCGCTCCTCTTCCCGCCCTGGTCTCGGTGACGGACCAGGCCAACGAGCCCCGTTACCCTAACTTCGCCGCGATGCGTGCGGCCAAGAAGAAGCCCGTGGACGTGTGGGACCTGTCCGACCTGGGGCTGGAGCCCAGCGCCGGGCCCTCGGTGGCGGTGGTTGGCTCCCGGGAGCGCCCGGCCCGGCAGGTGGGCACTATCCGCACTGACGCAGGCCAGGCCGGGCGTGAGCTGGCCGCCTGGCTGGTGGACAACAAGCTCGTCTGACACGCGCGGGCACAGCGGCCCCGGCAGGGGCACGCACCGGACACACCTGCTGAGAAGGAGACTGACCCTGATGCTTGACGCCCCCGTGCTTGTGCTTGTCGACCTGGAGGCCTCCGGGGCGCCGCAGGACGCGGCCCCGGCCGCTGTCTCGCTGGAGCTGCTGGCTGCGGCTCGTTCGCTGACCAGCGGGGAGGTGGTGGCCCTGGCGCTGGAGCCCGTGGGCACCGAGGCCGCCTGTGCGCTTGCTGCCGCAGGCGGCTCCCGGCTCCTGGTCGCCGACCTGGGCGCCCAGGCGGTCCTGAGCGCGGTGGCGGCTGACGCGGTGGTCGCCGCCTGCGGACGGGTGGGGCCGGGCGCGGTCCTGGTCGCCAGCGACTTTCGTGGCAAGGAGCTGGCGGGACGTGTCGCGGTCCTCCTGGAGTCGGCCTGCGTGAGCGACGTCTCCCGGCTGGAGGTGGTTGACGGCGAGCTATGCGCCTCTAAGCTGGTCCTGTCCGGCTCCTGGACCACCACGATGTCGGTCGCCCCCCACCGTGAGGGCACCCCGGTCGTCGCGGTGCGTCCCGGCTCCGTCGAGGTCCAGGTCCCTGCCGAGGCCGCCCCCCTGGGGGCCGAGCCCCTGGAGGTGGCCCCGAGCCCTGAGGCCACGGCGACGCGCCTGGTCTCGCGGGAGGAGGCCTCTGCGGTGGCTGGCCCGGCGCTGGGCGAGGCGCGTACCGTGGTGGTGGGCGGACGCGGTGTGGACGGGGACTTCGACCTGGTCCGCTCCCTGGCCGAGCCGCTGGGTGCCGCCGTGGGAGCCACCCGGGTGGCCTGCGACGAGGGCTGGATCGACCGCAGCGCCCAGATCGGCCAGACTGGTGAGACCATCGCCCCGCGTCTGTACATCGGGCTGGGCGTCTCCGGCGCCATCCACCACACGTCCGGTATCCAGGGCGCGGGTGCTGTCGTCGCGGTGTGTGACGACTCCGAGGCCCCGATCTTCGAGATGGCGGACTTTGGTGTGGTCGGTGACGTGAACGAGGTCGTGCCCCAGCTGGTCGAGGAGCTGGACCGCCTGCGCGGCTGAGAGGCGACTGGCTGTCCCGGACAGGGGGACGGCAGACGGAGTTGACGCCGCCGGACACCTGTGTCATTGTATTAGTGCAGCAATACAGATGGACCTGACGAGGTATCCGTCTGCTGCGCTCATGAGCCCCTTGTCCGTCGCGTCAGACTCGCCAGCCTGTCTAGGCAGGTCGGCGAGTCTGACCCTCACTCCGTCTGCTGCCTGAGGAGGACCGGTGCAGGTCGACGACTCCCGTCCGATCTGGATCCAGCTGGTTGACGACTTCCGCGTGCGGATCGTCTCCGGCCGGTGGTCCTCCGGCAGCCGTGTCCCCAGCGTGCGTGAGCTGGCCTCGGAGCTAGGGGTCAACCCCAACACCGTCCAGCGTGCCCTGACCGAGCTCGACCGCTCGGGCCTGACCGCCGCCGAGCGTACCGCCGGGCGCTTCGTGACAGCAGACCCTGCGGCTGTCGAGGCGTCCCGGCGCGAGCTCGCCGGCAGTGCCGCAGACGCCTACATCAGTGCTGTGACGGCACTCGGCATGGACCTCGCCCAGGCCGGCTCTGTGCTTGCCGAGCGCTGGCCAGCCTCCCACCACCAAGGAGAAGCCTCATGAGCCCCGTGAGCGCGCTACCCGCACCTGTTGACGCCGGTGGCAGCGATGACAGACTACCTGCTGCCAGCGCTGCCGCTGCTGTCGGCCCAGCCCCTGGTTCCAGCGCCCCGGCCGGTGGCGTCGAGCCGTCGGCCATCATCTCCTACGACGGTGCCGACCCGCTCGTCACCATCAGCCACCTCTCCAGGTCCTACCGTGGGCAGCACGCTCTGGCCGACCTCAGCCTGAGGCTGCCCGCCGGGCGGATCGTTGGCCTCATGGGTGCCAACGGCTGCGGCAAGACCACCTTGCTCAAGATCCTGGCCGGCCTGCTGACCGACTACGAGGGCCAGGTGCGCGTGGCCGGGCACGTCCCGGGGCCTCAGTCGAAGGCCCTGGTGTCCTTCTTGCCTGACGCCTCCTTCCTGCCGGCCTCCCTGACGCCGCAGCGCGCCGTGGCGATGTTCTCACGCCTGTTCCCTGACTTTGACGTGGCCAAGGCCCGGCGACTCATCGAGTTCTTCGGGCTGCCTCCCGAGCGCAGCTTGAAGAAGATGAGCAAGGGCATGGGGGAGAAGCTCCAGGTCAGCCTGGTCATGTCGCGCCGTGCCCGTGTCTACCTGCTGGACGAACCGATATCCGGTGTGGACCCGGCAGCGCGCGACGTCATCCTCGGCGGCGTCCTGCAGGACTTCGACCCCGGAGCCCTCATGATCCTGTCCACCCACCTTATTGCCGATGTCGAGCCGATCATCGACTCTGCCGTCTTCCTCAGGGACGGTCGCCTGCTCCTGGCGGGTGACGCCGACGACCTGCGCCAGGAGCACGGCACCAGCCTGGACGCCTTGTTTCGGAAGGAGTACCGCTGATGCTGCGTACGCTGCTCGCCCAGGAGGTCCGAGCCCTGGGACGCACCCACCTCCTCGTCCTGGGAGTTGCCGCCCTCGTGGCCACGCTCCTCGTCCTCGTCGGGCTGTTCGACCTGCCCGTCGTGAGCAGTGTGTGCCAGCTGCTGGCCGCCTCGGTACTGGCCGCCTCGGTGCTCGCGGTCTTTGTCCACTGCCTTGTCGAGTACTGGCAGTCTATGTACGGCCAGCGGGGCTACCTGACCATGACCGTCCCTGTGCGTGGCAGGGTCCTCTACGCTGCCAAGGTCGTGTACACGGTGCTGGCCACGGCGGCCGCTGCCCTGCTCGCCCTGGCCCTCTACGGCGCGGCCTACGCGGCCACCGCGTGGAGCCAGGACCAGACGGTGGCCGAGGCCTTCGCTCCCGTGCGGGAGGCTGTCGACCTCTTAGGGGCTGGCAGGATCTTGCTGACCGCTATGACGCTGCTGCTTATGCTGATCAGCTGGACACTGATGAGTACCGCCCTCATGAGCGTCGGGGCGCAGAGCCGTTGGAACCACCTGGGCTTCGGGGCGCCTGTCATCGGCTTCGTCATCCTCTACCTGGTGAGCCAGGTGGTGACCCTCCTGACGATGCTGCTTGTGCCCTTCGGTGTCAGCCTGACCACAGGGGACTTCATCTTCGAGATGATGCTCGGCCCCGTCATGGACTCCCTGTCTACCGGGGCTGAACCGGACGTCCTCGGGCTGGGCTTCCTTCCCGCCACCTGGGTCCTGGCCGCAAGCCTGGGCTGGTGGGCGGTGCGTGCCATTGAGAGGCACACCTCCTTGCGCTGACCTGGGTGCCAGCGCACCGGTGCTCCTGCTCAGCCTGGGTCCTGGCTCAGGCCACTGTCGCCTGGGCCAGGACCGTGTCTCCCTCCGGCCCGCCGTAGACGACCACGGACTGCCCAGCCGCCAGGCCCCGCAGGGGCTCGTGCAGGTCGGCCCGCAGCGTGCCGCCCGCCTCGTCCACGCTGACGTCGGCGGGCACCGGCCTGCCGTGGGCGCGCACCTGCACGGCCACGCCGCTCCAGCCGCAGCCGTCCGCCAGGCCGCCCCGTGTCTGCGGGTCGGCCAGCAGCACCAGGTCCTTGCCCTCGACCCGGGAGCGGGTGAGCAGCTCCTCAGGGCCCACGACCACCTCGTTGGTGGCGGGACGGGTCTCGATGACGTATCGAGGTCGTCCGTCAGCAGCGGGACGGTCCAGGCCCAGCCCCCGGCGCTGCCCCACGGTGAAGCCGAAGTAGCCGTCATGGGAGCCGAGCACCTCGCCGTCAGGGGAGACCACGGCGCCCCGGCGCGTCCCCAGGGATCGGGCAAGAAATCCTCGGGTGTCGCCGTTTGCCACGAAGCAGATGTCGTAGGAATCGGGCTTGGAGGCCACCGGCAGCCCCCTCGCTCTCGCCTCGGCCCGCACGGCCGCCTTGCTCGGTGCCTCGCCCAGGGGGAACAGCGCCCGGGCCAGGCCCGCCCGCCCGGAGACGGCCAGCACGTAGGACTGGTCCTTGGCCATCTCGGCGCTGCGGCGCAGCTCCAGCCCCTCCTCGTCCCCAGGGCGCCCGGAGGCGGCGCCCCCGCTCAGGCGCGCGTAGTGGCCTGTGGCCACGGCGTCAAAGCCCAGGGCCAGCCCCCGCTCCAGGAGGGCGTCGAACTTGACCCGCTCGTTGCAGCGCACGCAGGGGTTGGGGGTGCGCCCGGCCCGGTACTCGGTCAGGAAGTCGGCCACCACCCGCTCCTCGAACTCCTCTGACAGGTCCCACACGTAGAAGGGGATCCCCAGGACCTGGGCGGCCCACCGGGCGTCGGAGGAGTCCTCGACGGAGCAGCAGCCTCGTGAGCCCGAGCGGGTGAGCGCACGGTTGCGGGTCAGGGCCATGTGCACCCCGACCACCTCGTGGCCCGCCTCCACGGCGCGCGCGGCGGCGACGGCGGAGTCGACGCCGCCGGACAGGGCAGCCAGGACACGCACAGGTACTCCCTCCACTTGATCCGGCTCTCCGCCCGGCCAGCGCCCCAGCGGGTGCCGACCCAGCCACCCGACCCGCTGGCTGGTCCGTAAGCCCCTGGCTGGTTGCGCGGCCGACGGGCCGTGGCAGCCTACCGTGCCCCGGGTGCGGGAGGGAAGCGGTTCCGGTGAGGCTGTCAGGTCCCGCCACGCCCTGGCGTAGAGGTACAGGACGTAGAGCCCCCACAGAGGGCGCGGCCACGCACGTCGTGGCGAAGGCCAGGTGCATGACGGCCCGCATCCGTGAGGACGCCGGGTCGTGGGCGACGGCCTGGGCGCACAGCCACATACCGCTGACCAGCATGACGGCCACCAGGCCACCCAGTGCTGCTGCGAGCACCAGCGCGGTGCCTGTCGTGCGCACCACCTCGCCGCGACGCGCCCTCACCGGCGCCGCTCCCGGAGACCCTCGGGGGAGGCTCGCGCGGTCCATGCTCTCCTGGCCCCCTCCAGGGCCGCAGGCAGAACCTCCAGCAGGTGGTCGATGTCGTGCTCGGTGGTCATGGTGCCCATGCTCACGCGCAGGGCACAGCGGGCCGCCTGCTCACCCAGCCCCATGGCGACCAGGACGTGGCTGGGCTGCGACACCCCCGCGTGGCAGGCCGACCCTGCGGAGACATCGACCCCCGCCAGGTCCAGGCCCATGAGCAGGGCCTCGGCGTCGCAGTCCTCGAACCACAGGTGCGCCGTGGCGGGGGAGCTGGCGGCGTCGGTCGGCAGAGTCGCGTGGGCACCGCCCAGGGTGCTGGCACCGCGCAGCACCCGCTCACGCAGCCGCTCCATGCGGGCAGCCTGCTGCTGTCGCTCAGCCACCGCGAGCTCCACCGCTAGGGCCAGTGCCCGGGCGCCGACGACGTCCTGCGTCCCAGAGCGCACCCCCCGCTCCTGGCGGCCTCCGCCCGTGACCGGGGCCAGAACCAGCTCCCGGTGGGCCACCAGCGCGCCCGTGCCCACAGGGGCGCCCAGCTTGTGGCCGGCCAGGCTCACCGCGTCCAGCCCCCACGCATGGGGCTCCACGGCCACCTTGCCCAGGGCAGCTACGACGTCGGAGTGCACGGGGACGTAGCCTGCCTGCCCAGGACGGTGCGCGCCGGTAGCCTCGCGGACACGCTCCACCAGGGCGGGCACGTCCTGGACCAGCCCGGTCTCGTTGTTGACCGTCATGACGGAGACCAGGCTGGCAGGGGGACCCGTCCCACCGTGACGCACCGCTGCGTCCAGGGAGGCCGGAACCACCCGTCCGGCCTGGTCGACCTCTAGGAGGACCAGATCGGCCCCCAGGTGGTTGAGGGCGGCACGGGCCGAGTCCAGCACGGCCGGGTGCTCGGTGGGGGAGACCACCAGGCGTCCGCCCGGGACGGCGCGTGCCCGCCCGGAGACCACCAGGGCGTCAGCCTCGGTGCCCCCGGAGGTGAACAGGACCTCGTGGGAGTCCACGTCCAGCGCGGCGGCAAGGCGGGCGCGGGCCTCGGCCAGCAGGCCGGCAGCGTGCCGACCGCTGGAGTGCTGTGAGGCCGGGTTGCCACGTCCCGCCACGGCAGCGGTCAGGTCCTCGGCGACCTGATGAGCCACCTCAGGTCTCACCGGGCACGTCGCGGCCCAGTCAAGGTAGGTCCGGGGCGGGGAGGGCGGTGGGGAGGACACCGCCTCACCCTAGGACCTGCGGCCCCGGGCGGCCAGCCCGGCTGCAGGGACCGCCCTGCGGGTCGGCCTGGTGCACTCCCGCCGCCATCCGGACAGCCGGCTGCAGGGCCGCCCCCTCCGGGAGACTACGCTGACCAGCGGATGAGGGGAAGAAGGAGAAGCAGACAGACGTCGACGGACACGGGGGGACACAGGCGGCAGGAAGGCTAGGGTGGGTCTATGCGCAGTGACTGGCTCGTTGACCACCTGGCTCTGGCCCGCTCAGCCACCGACCGCGACGCCCAGCGCCGCAGCGACCCCGGCCTGCTGAAGGCTCTCGCCGCCGATCCTGCCACCCGGCTGCTGCTGGTGGACGCCCGCGGCAGGGTCGCGCTCGACGCCTCGGCACGGTGCTCTGACCCGCCCGAGGACGGGCTGGTGCCCCCCGACACCGTCGGCACGGGTGCCAGCGTGTGGGAGGGCTACCCGGAGGAGACGGGGTTCCGCCTGCCCGACCTCGGTCCGGAGGACCTGGACCTGGAGGGGCTGTCCACCTTCTACCTGGGGCGTGACAAGCCGGAGGACGGCACGGGCCCGCAGGTGGGGGGACCCGGCTGGCTGGCCGTCGTCGTGCCGCAAGGGCTGGAGGTTCCCGAGGCTCCCGGGCAGCCTCGGGGCGGGGCGGACGCCGAGGGTGCTGGTACCGACCACCCGGACCTGCGCCGGGTGCTGGGCAGGCACCCCCTCACCGCGCTGCGGGCGACGGGTGCCCAGATGAGTGTCCGTGACTCCGGGCTGGCCGTGACCGCCTCGGCCCTGGCAGCCTGGCACAGTTCGTCGCGCTACTGTCCCGCCTGCGGCGGACGCACCCTGGCGGTCCAGGCGGGCTGGGCGCGCCGGTGCAGTGGCTGCCAGGCCGTGCACTTCCCCCGGACCGATCCGGCTGTCATCATGGCTGTCACCGACGACGCCGACCGCCTCCTTCTTGTCCACGGTGCCTCCTGGGAGGACCGACGGTACTCCGTGGTCGCCGGGTTCGTGGAGGCAGGGGAGTCGGTGGAGACCGCAGTGCGGCGCGAGGTCTGGGAGGAGACGGGGCTGCGGGTGGAGGAGGTGTCCTACCTGGTCTCCCAGCCCTGGCCCTTTCCGCGCTCCCTCATGCTCGGCTACCGCGCACGGCTCGCCCCTGGCGAGAACCTGGCCCGCCCTGATGGGGAGGAGGTCACCGGTGCCGTCATCGTCTCGCGGGAGGAGCTGGCGCGGGCGGTGGCGCAGCGGAGCATCGTCCTGCCCGGGCGGGCCTCCCTGGGGCGGCTTCTTATCGAGGACTGGTTCAGGGGACAGGTCTCCCGGTCGACCAGGGGCACGTCTCCCGACTGAGACGTCACCCACGACCTGGCGCTCCCCGGCCAGGCTGTGACAGAGGCTGTGTGCGGCAGAACCTGTCCCGCAGACGTGGCAGGCTGGTCCACGATGAACCAGACCCGACTGAGCTCGACCCGACGTGGCCCTGCCCGACACAGCCCCGACTCTGCCGGTACCAGGGGCGGTGCTGAGACCCTCCTGGAGGCCCTGGACCCGGACCAGCGCGAGGTCGCCGAGCACCTGGAGGGGCCGCTGTGCGTCCTGGCGGGTGCGGGGACAGGAAAGACCCGCGCCATGACCTACCGCATCGCCTACGGGGTGGCGACTGGGGCCTACCAGGCCACCCAGGTCCTCGCGGTCACCTTCACCTCCCGGGCTGCCGGGGAGATGCGCTCCCGGCTGGCGGACCTGGGTGTCCCGGGGGTCCAGGCCCGCACCTTCCACTCCGCCGCCCTGCGCCAGCTCACCTACTTCTGGCCCACCGCGATCGGCGGACGCCGTCCCGAGATACAGCCCCACAAGGCCTCTCTCGTCGCCACGGCAGCGCGGCGCCTGGGGCTGGCAGCGGACCGCGCGGTGGTGCGGGACCTCGCCGCCGAGGTCGAGTGGGCCAAGGTCACCCTTACTCTCCCGGAGGACTACGTCCAGGCTGCCACCGCGGCGGGACGTACGGGCGTGGCCGGGCTGGAGGCCGAGACGGTGGCCCGGCTCCTGTCAGCCTACGAGGAGGCCAAGAACGAGCGCGGGGTCATCGACTTCGAGGACGTCCTGCTCCTTCAGATCGGTATCCTGCTGGACCGCGAGGACATCGCATCCCAGGTGCGCAGCCAGTACAAGCACTTCGTGGTGGACGAGTACCAGGACGTCTCGCCACTCCAGCAGCGCCTGCTGGACCTGTGGCTGGGACGACGTCGCCAGCTGTGCGTGGTGGGGGACGTGTCCCAGACCATCTACTCCTTCACCGGCGCCACTCCTGACTACCTCACCGGCTTTGCCTCCCGTTACGAGGGCGCGCGCACGGTGCGCCTGTCGCGTGACTACCGCTCGACACCCCAGGTGGTCTCCCTGGCCAACCGTGTCCTGTCCAGGTCCCGGCGAGGGGGAGAAAACTTGCGCCTGCCTGCGGGCGCCGTCGAGCTGGTGGCCCAGCGCCCCTCAGGGCCGCAGGTGCGCTTTGACACCTATGACGACGACGTGGCGGAGGCAGAGGGGGTCGTCGCCCAGGTACGGCGTCTGCGCTCGGAGGGAGTGCCCCTGAGCCAGGTCGCTGTCCTCTACCGCACCAACTCCCAGTCAGAGGTCGTGGAGCAGGCCCTGGCCTCTGCCCAGATCGGCTACCTGGTACGTGGCGGAGAACGTTTCTTCGAGCGGGAGGAGGTCAAGCGGGCTATGGCCCTCCTCCTGGGCGCCGCGCGCACGGAGAAGGGGCTCCTGACCGGGGACCTGGGTGCCGACGTGCGCACGGTCCTGGGCCGGGAGGGCTGGACCGAGGAGCCTCCCGCCGCGCAGGGGGCGGTACGGGAGCGCTGGGACTCTCTCAACGCCCTTGTCCACCTGGCCGACGAGCTTGCCTCAGCTCGCGGGATCGGGCTGGACGCCTTTCACGTCGAGCTCATGGAGCGGGCAGCGGTCCAGAACGCCCCGTCCGTGGAGGGGGTGACCCTGTCCTCCCTGCACGCGGCCAAGGGTCTGGAGTGGGACGCTGTCCTCCTGGTCGGTGCCTGTGAGGGGCTGCTGCCGATCTCCCTGGCGGAGACCGACTCCGCTGTGGAGGAGGAGCGGCGCCTGCTGTACGTGGGGGTCACGCGTGCGCGTGAGCACCTCGTGGTCTCCTACGCGCGGGCGCGCCAGCCTGGCGGCCGGGCCTCCCGCAAGCCGACGCGGTTCCTGGAGGGGATATGGCCGACAGACTCCGCTCCCGGCCGGGGGTCCCCCTCCCGGGGGTCGGCCAGGCAGCGCTCCAGGCAGGCGGCCGCCGACTTCGAGGCGGCTCACGACCCAGCGACGGTCGCCCTGTTCGAGGAGTTGCGGTCCTGGCGCGCCGACGTCGCCAAGGAGATCTCGAAGCCTGCCTTCACGGTCTTCCCTGACGCTACCCTGCGTGACATCGCGGTAGTCAGGCCTAGCACCCTGCCCCAGCTCTCCTTGGTGCGCGGGGTGGGGGCCATCAAGCTTCAGGACTACGGTGGGGCTGTCCTGGAGCTGATCAGGAAGTTCCAGGAGGGGAACAGCCCAGACTGAGCGTCTCTGTCCCGTCTCCGCCCTGTCGAGGTGCTGCCGGGGCGCGGGGCGAGCGTCCCTCAGACCTGGGAGCACAGGCACTCCTCGTGGCGGGACCAGCGGCGTGCGGTCCCGGTCGGCTCAGGTCCGCTCAGCTCGACGCCGGTGCTGTCCCAGTCGACCGACGGCGGCGGACCAGGTGCGCCGTCCGCGTCCACAGAGGTCGCAGGGGTGCGGGGGTGCTGTGCCGCACCTGCCAGAAGGCTGTCCGTGGCCGCCCTGGCAGCCAGGGCGGCTGCCTGGTGCAGGAGAAGCCGTTCCGTCTGTGGCGGGGGCAGCGTACGCATCTGGGTCGCCAGTGCGGGCCAGCAGGGGTCGGCGTCCCTCTCCCACAGGTCCAGGCAGGTGGCGCAGGGACCGGATGGACTGCCCAGTACGGGGCCGACACGCACACTGACCTCACGTACCACCACCGGCAGCTGGGGCAGGCCCTCCTGGGCCAGGTGACGGGCCTGGAGGGGCTCGACCACGTGGGAGTCCACGGTCAGGACCAGGTCGGGCCGGGTCCCCAGGGGCGCCCGGGTGCGGACTGCGGGAAATCTCGCTGCCAGGACCTGGTCTGCTCCATCGGCCCTGTCAGGGGCTGCCGACAGGATGGTGCCTACCCCTGCCTCGGCGAGCCACAGAGCCGCCTCCTGCAGGAGAGGCCCTGAGCCGTACACGGCGATCGTGGAGGAGCTCAGGACGGTGCTGCGCTTCCGGGAACCGGGGCGCAGACGCTCCCAGTAGATCGAGTCAGGACTCCCCAGCTCCGAGCGTGCGCCGCGCACGAGGGTGCCACGACGCTCCAGGTCCTGGAGGATCTCACGGGCACGGGCGACCGGTACCTGGGTGTGGCGCGCGGCGTGGTAGACGCTGCCGGTCTCCAGGGTCGCGGGAAGGCGGTCGAGCAGGTGCTGCTCCTGCTGGGACAGGCCCGTCAGGACAGTGGCGTGACCAGCCTCGGCACCGATCTGGCTCTCGCCCTGCC
Protein-coding sequences here:
- a CDS encoding ATP-dependent helicase, with the protein product MNQTRLSSTRRGPARHSPDSAGTRGGAETLLEALDPDQREVAEHLEGPLCVLAGAGTGKTRAMTYRIAYGVATGAYQATQVLAVTFTSRAAGEMRSRLADLGVPGVQARTFHSAALRQLTYFWPTAIGGRRPEIQPHKASLVATAARRLGLAADRAVVRDLAAEVEWAKVTLTLPEDYVQAATAAGRTGVAGLEAETVARLLSAYEEAKNERGVIDFEDVLLLQIGILLDREDIASQVRSQYKHFVVDEYQDVSPLQQRLLDLWLGRRRQLCVVGDVSQTIYSFTGATPDYLTGFASRYEGARTVRLSRDYRSTPQVVSLANRVLSRSRRGGENLRLPAGAVELVAQRPSGPQVRFDTYDDDVAEAEGVVAQVRRLRSEGVPLSQVAVLYRTNSQSEVVEQALASAQIGYLVRGGERFFEREEVKRAMALLLGAARTEKGLLTGDLGADVRTVLGREGWTEEPPAAQGAVRERWDSLNALVHLADELASARGIGLDAFHVELMERAAVQNAPSVEGVTLSSLHAAKGLEWDAVLLVGACEGLLPISLAETDSAVEEERRLLYVGVTRAREHLVVSYARARQPGGRASRKPTRFLEGIWPTDSAPGRGSPSRGSARQRSRQAAADFEAAHDPATVALFEELRSWRADVAKEISKPAFTVFPDATLRDIAVVRPSTLPQLSLVRGVGAIKLQDYGGAVLELIRKFQEGNSPD